A genomic window from Levilactobacillus yonginensis includes:
- a CDS encoding 5'-methylthioadenosine/adenosylhomocysteine nucleosidase encodes MTFGILCAMEEEIKELHDALEDGQTTDVHGLEFYQGTIHGQQVVLVRSGIGKVEAGLTTALLITQFNVDIVINSGSAGALAPDLNIGDVVVSTETAYHDADARAFGYEYGQLPQQPARFAASKEWGQKIVAAAADTGLKTKLGLIVSGDQFLNSPETIKDIMGHFPDALSGEMEGAAVGQVAHQFDVPYVVVRAMSDNADNDSGVNFDDFIVDAGHRSAQMLLDLLAAQN; translated from the coding sequence AATTCTCTGCGCCATGGAAGAAGAAATTAAAGAACTGCACGATGCCCTGGAAGACGGTCAAACGACTGACGTTCACGGGTTAGAGTTTTATCAAGGAACGATTCACGGCCAACAGGTTGTGTTAGTGCGTTCCGGTATTGGTAAGGTTGAAGCTGGTTTGACAACCGCCTTGCTGATTACCCAATTCAACGTGGACATCGTTATCAACTCCGGTTCTGCTGGGGCCTTAGCGCCTGACTTGAATATTGGTGACGTGGTGGTTTCGACGGAAACGGCCTATCACGATGCCGATGCCCGGGCCTTTGGCTACGAATACGGCCAATTACCCCAACAACCAGCGCGGTTCGCAGCCTCCAAGGAGTGGGGTCAAAAGATCGTGGCCGCTGCTGCTGACACGGGTTTGAAGACGAAACTGGGGCTGATTGTATCTGGCGACCAGTTCTTAAACAGTCCGGAAACGATTAAGGACATCATGGGTCACTTCCCGGACGCATTGTCTGGTGAAATGGAAGGGGCCGCTGTGGGTCAAGTTGCCCACCAATTTGACGTCCCTTACGTGGTCGTCCGGGCAATGTCTGACAATGCCGATAATGATTCCGGTGTTAATTTTGATGACTTTATCGTTGATGCGGGGCATCGTTCCGCACAAATGTTACTGGACCTGCTAGCCGCACAGAACTAG
- a CDS encoding cysteine desulfurase family protein, which yields MQEVHVSNNNAVREIYLDNAATTPMAPEVLAEMTDKMANVYGNASTLYGLGRQAHTLMENSRQVIANSINAAHDEEIIFTSGGSEGDNTAITQTALTRQSLGKHIISTAVEHEAVLRPLHALEEKGFEVTYLPVDEHGRISLDDFKAALRDDTILVTIMMGNNEVGSRMPIHEIGEILKDHQAWFHTDAVQAYGSLDIDVQADHIDLLSTSAHKINGPKMIGFLYKREGVNFPSLIKGGDQEEKRRAGTENVPAIAGFANAVELLTPAAKEEKRVRFHGFKEQVVKGLTANGVDFDINGSLEGENLEHVLNIWIKGISTYVMQTNLDLAGIAVSGGSACTAGSIEPSHVLTAMFGEDSPRIAESIRLSFGQQTTSAEIDAFIKNVSAIVKRLSHSEVK from the coding sequence GTGCAAGAGGTTCATGTAAGTAATAATAATGCTGTCCGGGAAATCTACCTGGACAACGCCGCCACGACACCAATGGCCCCAGAGGTTTTGGCAGAGATGACGGATAAGATGGCCAACGTTTACGGCAACGCCTCGACGTTGTACGGGTTAGGGCGACAGGCCCACACCTTGATGGAAAATAGTCGACAAGTAATTGCCAACAGCATCAACGCTGCCCACGATGAAGAAATCATCTTCACTAGTGGTGGGAGTGAGGGCGATAACACCGCCATCACTCAGACGGCGTTGACCCGCCAGTCCTTAGGCAAACACATCATCTCGACCGCAGTGGAGCACGAAGCTGTGTTACGGCCACTACATGCGTTGGAAGAAAAAGGATTTGAAGTCACGTATCTTCCCGTTGATGAGCATGGTCGAATCAGTTTGGACGACTTCAAGGCGGCTCTCCGTGATGACACCATTTTGGTGACGATCATGATGGGGAACAATGAAGTAGGAAGTCGGATGCCAATTCACGAGATTGGTGAGATCTTAAAGGATCACCAGGCTTGGTTCCATACGGATGCCGTTCAGGCTTACGGCTCGTTGGATATTGACGTGCAGGCAGATCACATTGATTTACTGTCGACGTCCGCCCACAAAATCAATGGTCCTAAGATGATTGGTTTCCTGTACAAACGGGAAGGGGTCAACTTTCCTAGCCTGATCAAGGGTGGCGACCAAGAGGAAAAGCGGCGGGCCGGTACGGAAAACGTCCCAGCCATTGCCGGCTTTGCCAATGCCGTTGAACTGTTGACACCAGCCGCTAAGGAAGAAAAACGGGTCCGTTTCCACGGCTTCAAGGAGCAGGTTGTGAAGGGGTTAACCGCCAATGGTGTCGACTTCGATATCAACGGTTCCCTGGAAGGTGAAAACTTGGAACACGTGTTGAACATCTGGATCAAGGGTATTTCGACCTACGTGATGCAAACCAACCTTGATCTGGCTGGTATCGCCGTTTCTGGTGGTTCTGCATGTACCGCTGGCTCAATCGAGCCATCACACGTGCTGACCGCTATGTTTGGTGAAGACAGTCCCCGGATTGCTGAGTCGATTCGCTTGTCATTTGGTCAGCAGACGACGAGTGCGGAAATCGATGCGTTTATTAAAAATGTGAGCGCCATTGTGAAGCGTCTATCACACAGTGAGGTGAAGTAG
- a CDS encoding DUF1831 domain-containing protein, which produces MLFEKTMQVDGDTDTYELHPNVKPYALKDVGFQVSNAGNYTLERSVDPTSPYNKNQMLKVVVAKDLSGFKMSTTNASGNARVNIFKGAHAEGNVEQYHFILQNLIDREILQKK; this is translated from the coding sequence ATGTTATTTGAGAAGACAATGCAAGTTGATGGTGATACGGATACGTATGAGCTTCACCCCAACGTGAAGCCATATGCACTGAAAGATGTCGGGTTCCAGGTCTCCAATGCGGGGAACTATACGCTCGAACGTTCTGTAGATCCGACGTCACCTTACAACAAAAATCAAATGTTAAAAGTTGTCGTGGCTAAGGATTTGAGCGGCTTTAAGATGTCCACGACCAATGCGTCTGGTAACGCGCGGGTCAATATTTTCAAGGGTGCCCATGCCGAAGGTAACGTAGAACAGTATCACTTTATTCTGCAAAACTTGATTGACCGTGAGATTTTACAAAAGAAGTAG
- a CDS encoding CatB-related O-acetyltransferase, giving the protein MTEIAGVTFFQQKLTYQENRQRQQILYSKAVNKLFREQRVYSQIHSQDSRFKIDQDKIVVGNHAVIEPYAAFGRGRVLHSMGAFSYSWSELPVNTIVGRYSSIAIGSSVMNVNHALHHFTTSSLTFDRFHQPFEDYLSDHPELTFNTVGQDGMYRIKPVVIGNDVWIGKGCVFGNKGIVVNDGAVVAAGSLVTKDVPPYAVVGGWPARIIKFRFDFATIHELMKLKWWQYDFGQFQGIEVKEDITDFIQKIRTLQDQGQLTPYAPAPLTLGTIQAAAKREVE; this is encoded by the coding sequence ATGACCGAGATTGCAGGTGTCACTTTTTTTCAACAAAAATTGACTTACCAAGAGAATCGCCAGCGCCAACAAATCCTATATTCTAAAGCGGTAAACAAGTTATTTCGGGAACAACGCGTCTATAGCCAGATTCATTCGCAGGATTCACGGTTCAAGATTGACCAGGATAAGATTGTTGTGGGCAACCATGCCGTCATTGAACCGTATGCTGCCTTTGGTCGGGGACGAGTCCTGCATTCTATGGGGGCGTTCAGCTATTCCTGGAGCGAATTACCGGTTAACACCATCGTGGGGCGTTACTCGTCCATTGCAATTGGATCAAGTGTGATGAATGTGAATCACGCCTTGCACCACTTTACAACTTCAAGCCTGACCTTTGATCGCTTTCATCAGCCATTTGAAGATTATCTGTCGGATCATCCGGAATTAACGTTCAATACGGTGGGGCAGGATGGTATGTATCGCATTAAGCCAGTCGTGATTGGTAATGATGTGTGGATTGGAAAAGGGTGTGTGTTTGGTAATAAAGGCATTGTCGTGAACGATGGGGCAGTAGTTGCGGCCGGTTCACTGGTCACAAAAGATGTGCCGCCGTACGCAGTTGTGGGTGGCTGGCCGGCGAGAATAATCAAGTTTCGGTTTGACTTTGCTACCATTCATGAGCTGATGAAGCTTAAGTGGTGGCAGTATGACTTCGGTCAGTTTCAAGGAATTGAAGTTAAAGAAGATATTACAGACTTCATTCAAAAAATACGGACCCTTCAGGATCAAGGCCAGCTAACGCCCTATGCACCAGCACCATTAACGTTAGGAACGATTCAGGCGGCTGCGAAGCGGGAGGTGGAGTAG
- a CDS encoding CatB-related O-acetyltransferase — protein MAKVIQHNTFFQKEISLQSLPRAIVLPFQTEVAECLHQSHVYTRFNSADQRFSLDVDRIRVGQNVAIEPFTTFGSGNHFFTMGAFSYSWSQLPVNTLVGRYTSIGSRVRQMGHNHPLQRFTTSSVSFDSHIQAYQDHLQAESTDFQTVANPETTVKPVVIGNDVMVGDDVVFGNGGVVVSDGAVVAAGSLVTHDVPPYAVVAGWPARVIKYRFNFKTIDKLLDLRWWQYDFARFTGVQADGPISEFIDQIETLVSQAVLTTYAPQPLTTAMLQGALRES, from the coding sequence ATGGCAAAGGTGATTCAACACAATACGTTTTTCCAGAAGGAAATCAGTCTTCAGTCGCTGCCTCGGGCAATCGTACTGCCATTTCAGACCGAAGTAGCTGAATGCTTACACCAATCGCACGTCTATACCCGCTTTAATTCAGCAGATCAACGTTTCAGCCTAGATGTCGATCGCATCAGAGTGGGGCAGAACGTGGCAATCGAACCTTTTACGACCTTTGGTTCGGGGAACCACTTTTTCACCATGGGCGCATTTAGTTACTCCTGGAGCCAGTTGCCAGTGAACACTCTGGTAGGACGCTACACATCCATTGGTAGCCGTGTCCGACAAATGGGACATAATCACCCGTTACAGCGGTTTACAACGTCCAGTGTGAGTTTTGACAGTCATATTCAGGCGTACCAAGACCATTTGCAAGCTGAATCAACGGACTTTCAGACGGTGGCCAACCCGGAGACAACGGTAAAACCAGTCGTCATTGGCAACGATGTGATGGTTGGGGATGACGTGGTCTTTGGCAATGGTGGTGTTGTTGTGAGCGATGGGGCGGTGGTGGCAGCCGGTAGTCTGGTAACCCACGATGTCCCACCGTACGCAGTCGTGGCAGGCTGGCCAGCTCGTGTGATCAAATACCGATTTAACTTTAAGACGATTGATAAGCTGCTGGACTTGCGCTGGTGGCAGTATGATTTTGCAAGGTTCACAGGGGTTCAGGCGGATGGTCCTATCAGTGAATTTATCGATCAGATAGAAACGTTGGTATCTCAGGCAGTTCTGACCACCTATGCTCCCCAACCGTTGACCACGGCAATGTTGCAGGGGGCCTTGCGTGAATCGTGA
- the mnmA gene encoding tRNA 2-thiouridine(34) synthase MnmA — MQDNSHTRVVVGMSGGVDSSVVALRLKQQGYDVIGVFMKNWDDTDENGVCTATEDYKDVAKVASEIGIPYYSVNFEKEYWDRVFTYFLDEYKKGRTPNPDVICNKEIKFKAFLDYALELGADYIATGHYAQLTRDENGDAHLMRAVDQNKDQTYFLSQLSTEQLDRVMFPIGDLVKPQVREIAKEAGLATADKKDSMGICFIGEKGHFKDFLNTYLPAKAGKMMTVDGEVKGDHAGLMYYTIGQRRGLGIGGDGEDNEPWFVIGKDLTKNILYVGKGYHNPHLYATHLSASDIHWVNTIDRGSEFHCTAKFRYRQKDTGVTVRLSEDGQQVTVEFDDPARAITPGQAVVFYNGDECLGSAIIDAAYNKDRELQLI; from the coding sequence ATGCAAGACAACAGTCACACTCGCGTTGTCGTTGGTATGAGTGGCGGGGTCGATTCCTCCGTCGTAGCTTTGCGGTTAAAGCAGCAGGGATACGATGTAATCGGCGTCTTCATGAAGAATTGGGACGATACAGACGAGAACGGTGTTTGTACCGCCACTGAAGACTACAAGGACGTAGCCAAGGTTGCCTCAGAAATCGGCATTCCTTACTACTCCGTCAACTTTGAAAAGGAGTACTGGGACCGCGTGTTCACGTACTTTTTGGATGAGTACAAGAAGGGGCGGACGCCTAACCCTGACGTAATCTGCAATAAGGAGATTAAGTTCAAGGCCTTTTTGGATTACGCTTTAGAATTAGGAGCAGACTACATCGCTACTGGTCACTACGCGCAGTTGACGCGCGATGAGAATGGCGACGCACACTTGATGCGGGCCGTTGACCAGAACAAGGACCAGACCTACTTCCTGAGTCAGCTCTCTACTGAGCAGCTCGACCGGGTCATGTTCCCAATTGGTGATTTGGTTAAGCCCCAGGTGCGTGAGATTGCGAAGGAAGCTGGATTGGCAACTGCTGATAAGAAGGATTCGATGGGAATCTGCTTTATCGGTGAAAAGGGCCACTTCAAGGATTTCTTGAACACTTACTTACCTGCCAAGGCTGGTAAAATGATGACGGTCGACGGTGAGGTCAAGGGTGACCACGCCGGCTTGATGTACTACACGATCGGTCAGCGTCGCGGCTTAGGGATTGGTGGCGATGGTGAAGACAACGAGCCTTGGTTCGTTATCGGTAAGGACCTGACGAAGAACATTCTGTACGTGGGCAAGGGTTACCACAATCCGCATCTGTATGCCACGCACTTATCGGCCTCTGATATTCACTGGGTCAACACGATTGATCGTGGTTCGGAGTTCCACTGTACGGCCAAGTTCCGGTACCGTCAAAAGGATACCGGTGTGACCGTTCGTTTGAGTGAAGATGGTCAGCAAGTCACCGTTGAATTCGATGATCCAGCCCGGGCAATTACGCCAGGACAGGCCGTTGTCTTCTACAACGGCGACGAGTGTTTAGGAAGTGCCATCATTGACGCCGCCTACAACAAAGATCGTGAGTTACAGCTAATCTAG
- a CDS encoding histidine phosphatase family protein: MKLYFIRHGKTQWNLEGRFQGAGGDSPLLTESYQQMVQVGRYLKGIPFQHAYSSPIKRARITAQHVVRELHQHVPLTLMSRLEEFHLGKLEGMAFDDVKTKYPAELDGFRNHPDQYDTSQVGGENFTEVIDRMTPGIQAIVAANPNPSDNVLVFSHGAALNAEINALLGTPLADLRKRGGLRNTSVTVLETSDGQNFELIDWNNTSFLTATAKPTDTI, from the coding sequence GTGAAATTATACTTTATTCGCCATGGTAAGACGCAGTGGAATTTGGAGGGACGGTTTCAGGGAGCTGGCGGTGATTCACCGCTACTAACTGAAAGCTACCAGCAAATGGTCCAAGTTGGTCGGTATCTGAAGGGAATTCCTTTTCAGCATGCGTATTCAAGTCCCATCAAACGGGCACGAATCACAGCGCAGCACGTGGTTAGGGAACTGCATCAACACGTTCCATTGACACTGATGAGTCGCCTAGAAGAGTTTCATTTAGGCAAGCTAGAGGGGATGGCCTTCGATGATGTGAAGACCAAATATCCCGCTGAGCTGGATGGTTTTCGGAATCATCCCGATCAGTACGACACCAGTCAGGTTGGCGGGGAGAACTTTACTGAGGTCATTGACCGCATGACTCCCGGTATTCAGGCTATCGTGGCGGCCAATCCCAACCCTAGCGACAACGTCCTGGTGTTCAGCCACGGTGCGGCCCTTAACGCTGAGATTAACGCATTGCTTGGTACACCGCTAGCTGACCTGCGGAAACGTGGTGGCTTACGGAATACTAGTGTGACGGTGCTTGAGACCAGTGATGGGCAGAACTTCGAGCTGATTGACTGGAACAATACCAGCTTTTTGACAGCAACGGCCAAGCCGACCGATACGATTTAG
- a CDS encoding tetratricopeptide repeat protein, which translates to MTEKQTSERAASKKHSEQLVHKLVQQIDRNPGDADAYYELATALVDLNSFAQAEELLMKSLGLFGAQPATVEKIHYGLGNVYYAAQDYTKAIQQFDQLGPKWKGAGYLMLAQSYMANGDHKRALAFALTALTSQPQDGATLQVVAENLLAVGDFAQAAKYYDQVLMLDDQNGRATFDRGLVAMVQGTHYADYFKRAEQLDPQYFQQGQKRLAEIEKFIQTQGGHDAK; encoded by the coding sequence ATGACTGAAAAACAAACAAGTGAAAGAGCAGCTAGCAAAAAACACTCAGAACAATTGGTACACAAATTGGTTCAGCAAATTGACCGTAATCCGGGGGATGCCGATGCGTATTATGAATTGGCGACCGCATTGGTCGACCTGAATTCATTTGCTCAGGCGGAAGAGCTATTGATGAAGTCACTCGGCCTGTTTGGCGCCCAACCGGCAACGGTAGAAAAAATTCACTACGGGCTCGGTAACGTTTACTACGCTGCTCAGGATTATACCAAAGCTATTCAACAGTTTGACCAGTTAGGCCCGAAATGGAAGGGTGCCGGTTACCTAATGTTGGCACAAAGCTACATGGCGAATGGTGATCACAAGCGTGCACTTGCCTTTGCATTGACAGCGTTGACGAGTCAGCCCCAAGATGGGGCCACACTGCAGGTCGTTGCAGAAAACCTCCTGGCAGTGGGCGATTTTGCACAAGCGGCGAAGTATTATGATCAGGTGTTGATGTTGGACGATCAGAACGGCCGAGCGACGTTTGATCGTGGCTTGGTAGCGATGGTGCAAGGCACACACTATGCTGATTACTTTAAGCGAGCAGAACAATTAGATCCACAGTATTTTCAACAGGGGCAGAAGCGCCTTGCCGAGATTGAAAAGTTCATTCAAACTCAGGGTGGTCACGACGCAAAGTAA
- a CDS encoding ATP-dependent RecD-like DNA helicase, producing the protein MATESLDLFAGESTTKADYVVGTVSAVFFASQDSFYKVMLVKVSETSLDWHEDEIVVTGNFADIKDDVTYRFTGKRVEHPKYGVQFQADNYQNETPTSRAGVVAYLSGDDFPGLGKKTAEKIVDALGTNAIEAILNDSSILTPLHLSPKVVATLVSQLQTNNGMEQIIIGLNGYGFGSSLAAAIYNRYQEKTLDVIHENPYQLAEDIQGVSFKRADQIATQLGYAADRPERLQAGLLQTLADLSVANGDTFTTAKPLLGNSLRLLENSRNVRLDPQKLADQLLELAKQQKVVGDDQRIYLKGLYDAEWQIAEHLQRLLNADGVGDKFNDEAIRKQIRIVEKQGDIVYDDSQTAALSAAVRAKIMLLTGGPGTGKTTIIRGLVNLYARLHDVSLDINEYKDKPFPILLAAPTGRAAKRMSESTGLPASTIHRLLGLTGREANPDEAATKDLEGGLLIIDEVSMVDVYLMKTLLRAVPEGMQVILVGDKDQLPSVGPGQVFHDLLASDQLAKIQLDTIYRQGDGSSIIPLAHAIKRGTLPDDLTKNQPDRSFIPCRANQVADVIDQIVAKAHAKGFSASDIQVLAPMYRGAAGIDQLNVILQEILNPKKSERTKEVEFRNQHFRIGDKVLHLVNSPENNVFNGDIGTITGIDLASDKNSKVKSDQLTIAFEQTEVTYARNDWIRLTLAYCMSIHKAQGSEFKLVILPMVSQYNRMLQRNLLYTAVTRAADMLILLGEPRAFEACVTNLSVNRNTTLTTRIQSVLAPDGAQPVQQSEATPSQPDTTDSGEAVTEKATPAASEQETPMPPDYRLTSELILAGKVDPMIGMQGVTPQQFMPSA; encoded by the coding sequence ATGGCAACCGAATCACTAGATTTATTTGCAGGCGAGAGCACGACGAAAGCCGATTACGTGGTTGGGACCGTCAGTGCGGTCTTCTTTGCGAGTCAGGACAGTTTTTATAAGGTCATGCTGGTCAAGGTGTCAGAGACCAGTTTGGACTGGCACGAGGATGAAATCGTTGTGACCGGGAACTTTGCGGATATCAAGGATGACGTGACCTACCGCTTCACGGGAAAGCGGGTCGAGCACCCCAAGTACGGTGTCCAGTTTCAGGCGGACAATTATCAGAATGAAACGCCAACCTCGCGGGCCGGGGTGGTGGCTTATTTGAGCGGTGATGACTTTCCTGGGCTCGGAAAAAAGACGGCGGAAAAGATTGTAGATGCGTTGGGAACTAACGCTATCGAGGCGATTCTCAATGACAGTTCGATTCTCACGCCACTCCATTTATCACCTAAAGTTGTGGCGACCTTGGTTAGCCAGTTGCAGACCAACAATGGGATGGAGCAAATTATTATTGGTTTGAACGGTTACGGCTTTGGCAGTTCGCTGGCGGCCGCTATTTATAACCGGTATCAGGAAAAAACGTTGGATGTCATTCACGAGAATCCTTACCAGTTGGCGGAAGACATTCAGGGTGTTAGCTTCAAACGGGCCGACCAGATTGCCACCCAGTTGGGCTATGCGGCTGATCGTCCTGAACGTTTGCAGGCTGGGCTGTTACAGACGCTTGCCGACCTGTCAGTGGCTAACGGCGATACTTTTACTACGGCTAAACCGCTCCTCGGTAATTCCCTGCGACTTTTGGAGAATTCGCGTAACGTTCGATTAGACCCGCAAAAATTGGCGGACCAACTTCTTGAGCTAGCTAAGCAACAAAAAGTTGTGGGGGATGACCAGCGAATTTATCTTAAGGGCCTTTACGATGCTGAATGGCAGATTGCGGAGCACTTGCAACGGTTACTCAACGCGGATGGTGTTGGTGATAAATTCAACGACGAGGCCATTCGTAAGCAAATTCGGATCGTTGAGAAACAGGGCGACATCGTTTACGATGACTCACAGACCGCGGCGTTATCTGCGGCCGTGCGGGCTAAAATCATGCTGCTGACTGGGGGACCCGGAACTGGGAAGACCACCATTATTCGCGGCCTGGTCAACCTTTATGCCCGGCTACATGACGTTTCTTTAGATATCAATGAATATAAGGATAAGCCGTTTCCCATCTTGTTGGCGGCCCCAACTGGACGAGCGGCCAAGCGGATGAGTGAGTCAACTGGCTTACCGGCTAGTACGATTCATCGATTGCTCGGTTTGACCGGGCGGGAGGCGAATCCCGATGAGGCGGCCACCAAGGATTTGGAGGGTGGTCTGTTGATCATCGACGAAGTCTCCATGGTGGACGTCTATTTGATGAAGACGTTACTCCGGGCGGTTCCTGAGGGCATGCAAGTGATTCTGGTGGGGGATAAGGACCAGTTACCCTCGGTGGGCCCCGGTCAAGTCTTCCACGACCTGTTGGCCAGTGACCAATTGGCCAAGATTCAACTGGATACCATTTATCGCCAGGGGGATGGCTCGTCGATCATTCCCTTGGCCCATGCCATTAAGCGGGGCACCCTTCCAGATGACCTCACCAAGAATCAGCCTGATCGGTCGTTTATTCCGTGTCGGGCAAACCAGGTGGCCGATGTTATTGACCAGATTGTGGCTAAGGCCCACGCCAAGGGTTTCTCGGCCAGCGATATTCAGGTGCTGGCACCCATGTACCGTGGGGCTGCTGGCATTGATCAATTAAACGTGATTCTTCAAGAGATTTTAAACCCGAAGAAGAGTGAGCGGACCAAGGAAGTTGAGTTTCGCAATCAGCATTTTCGGATTGGCGATAAGGTTTTACACCTCGTCAATAGTCCTGAAAACAACGTGTTTAACGGTGACATTGGCACGATTACGGGAATCGACTTGGCCAGCGATAAAAATAGTAAGGTGAAGAGTGATCAGTTGACGATTGCCTTTGAACAGACGGAGGTCACGTACGCGCGAAACGATTGGATTCGGTTGACGTTGGCTTACTGCATGTCGATTCATAAGGCGCAGGGGTCAGAATTTAAATTGGTGATTCTCCCCATGGTGAGTCAGTATAACCGGATGCTTCAGCGTAATTTGCTGTACACGGCGGTGACACGGGCGGCCGATATGCTTATTTTATTAGGGGAACCGCGGGCCTTCGAAGCCTGTGTCACAAATCTGTCGGTCAACCGGAATACCACCCTGACAACCCGGATTCAGTCGGTATTGGCACCCGATGGAGCACAACCGGTCCAGCAATCAGAGGCGACACCGAGTCAACCGGACACGACTGATTCTGGTGAGGCCGTGACTGAGAAAGCCACACCCGCTGCGTCTGAGCAGGAGACACCAATGCCGCCGGATTATCGGCTGACTTCTGAGCTGATTTTGGCTGGTAAAGTGGACCCAATGATTGGGATGCAAGGCGTTACACCGCAACAATTTATGCCATCGGCTTAA
- a CDS encoding ribose-phosphate diphosphokinase translates to MAEHVEAGRMKVFALNSNRPLAEKIAKAAGVELGKATIKHFSDGEIQISIDESIRGDELFLIQSVSDPVNTNLMELLIMVDAARRASAAKINVVIPYYGYSRADRKARSREPITAKLIASLMQMDGVNRVIALDLHAAQLQGFFDIPVDHLQSDQLLTSWFEDSTSLADEDIVVVAPDHAGVSRARRLAEILGAPIAIIDNRTDTESVAHPEAVIGDVRGKHCILVDDIIDTAIRITVSADALKAAGADDVYACATHAVLSGDAPERIEKSVLKKVVITDSIQLPEEKQIDKFVVMSVGELFGKAIDLIYHEEPVDSLFHPMVKRQKQ, encoded by the coding sequence ATGGCAGAACACGTCGAAGCTGGCAGAATGAAAGTCTTTGCGTTAAATTCTAATCGGCCGCTTGCTGAAAAGATTGCAAAGGCGGCAGGCGTTGAATTAGGTAAAGCAACAATTAAGCACTTTAGTGATGGCGAAATTCAGATCAGTATCGATGAAAGTATTCGGGGCGATGAGCTCTTCTTGATTCAATCCGTATCCGATCCCGTTAACACCAATTTGATGGAACTCTTGATCATGGTAGATGCTGCTCGGCGGGCAAGTGCTGCCAAAATCAACGTGGTTATTCCGTACTACGGTTATTCGCGGGCCGACCGTAAAGCTCGTTCGCGGGAACCGATTACAGCCAAGTTAATTGCGTCGTTGATGCAAATGGATGGGGTTAATCGGGTGATTGCCCTGGACCTTCATGCGGCACAATTACAAGGCTTCTTTGACATTCCAGTTGATCACTTACAAAGTGACCAACTGTTGACGAGTTGGTTTGAAGACAGTACGAGTTTAGCCGATGAGGATATCGTTGTCGTGGCGCCAGACCACGCCGGTGTGAGTCGGGCGCGGCGGTTAGCTGAAATTCTTGGCGCGCCAATTGCCATTATTGATAACCGGACGGACACCGAAAGTGTGGCGCATCCGGAAGCTGTGATTGGTGACGTACGCGGTAAACACTGTATCCTGGTGGATGATATCATTGATACGGCTATTCGAATTACGGTATCTGCGGATGCACTGAAGGCGGCTGGTGCAGATGACGTTTACGCCTGTGCTACCCACGCCGTTCTATCTGGCGATGCGCCAGAACGGATCGAAAAGTCCGTGTTGAAGAAGGTCGTCATTACCGATTCCATTCAACTTCCCGAAGAAAAACAGATCGACAAGTTTGTCGTGATGTCTGTGGGTGAGCTGTTTGGAAAGGCTATCGATTTGATTTACCATGAAGAACCAGTCGACTCACTGTTTCACCCGATGGTTAAGCGACAAAAACAGTAG